From a single Salmo salar unplaced genomic scaffold, Ssal_v3.1, whole genome shotgun sequence genomic region:
- the LOC123740275 gene encoding RNA-binding protein 25-like, with protein sequence MENQRKMQEIKRVKHLLELLMVDLQLAHQEIERLRLWQKVMEDQRPRLAWNNKPIETEREREREREREREREMERERKAELERQEMKKKVKQAEETIKALEREIETLKEMEKEIIFERERDMRIAGNEKVKLVNGKVKELEREVERLKEDMTTKEIQYKIKFERAKEAYRRQKKPNGHGGEDGG encoded by the exons ATGGAGAACCAGAGAAAAATGCAGGAGATCAAGAGAGTCAAACATCTGCTGGAGCTACTGATGGTGGATCTACAACTGGCCCAC CAAGAGATAGAGAGATTGAGGCTATGGCAGAAAGTCATGGAGGATCAGCGACCAAGACTGGCCTGGAACAACAAACCtattgagacagaaagagagagggaaagagagagggaaagagagagagaaagggagatggaaagggagagaaaagCAGAATTGGAAAGACAAGAAATGAAGAAGAAAGTGAAACAGGCAGAAGAAACGATAAAAGCGTTAGAACGAGAGATTGAGACATTGAAAGAGATGGAAAAGGAAATCATatttgaaagagaaagagacatgcGTATTGCAGGGAATGAGAAAGTCAAACTGGTTAACGGAAAGGTaaaagagttagagagagaggttgagagactgAAAGAAGATATGACAACAAAAGAGATTCAATACAAAATCAAATTTGAAAGAGCGAAAGAAGCATATAGAAGAcagaaga AACCAAATGGACAtggaggagaagatggagggtGA